Genomic DNA from bacterium:
ATTTGACCTGGATCATATTACTGTTGTCGGTGCTGGGTTTCCCGGCCATAGAAACATATTCGCCTTCGCTGTTAAAATACACTGCATATGTTTTATCCCTGGTTGGCCTTTCACTGATCGTCGTAAGCCTTATCAACCTTGGACGATCCACCCGGCTGGGCCTGCCGCAGGAGGACACTGTTTTAAAGACCGGCGGCCTGTACCGCTTCAGCCGCAACCCGATGTACCTGGGCTTTGACCTGCTGACCCTGGCTTCCATGGTATACAGCTTGAACCCGGGGATGATATCGCTGGGACTTTACAGTTTGGTGATTTACCACTTAATCATTCTGGGAGAGGAAAAGTATTTGGAGCAAAAGTTCGGAAAGGACTATAT
This window encodes:
- a CDS encoding isoprenylcysteine carboxylmethyltransferase family protein; translation: MELIGKTTINPVLFYTGKISGYLTWIILLLSVLGFPAIETYSPSLLKYTAYVLSLVGLSLIVVSLINLGRSTRLGLPQEDTVLKTGGLYRFSRNPMYLGFDLLTLASMVYSLNPGMISLGLYSLVIYHLIILGEEKYLEQKFGKDYMAYRQKVRRYL